One part of the Sorangiineae bacterium MSr11954 genome encodes these proteins:
- a CDS encoding glutathione peroxidase yields MSKSVHDFTVQTIDGKPKPLGDYRGNVLLIVNVASECGYTPQYEGLEALQEKYRSQGLRVLGFPSNDFGGQEPGTNDAIQQFCTTRFGVTFDMFAKVALKGSEVAPLYDWLQNPETNPNFGGAVPWNFNKFLIGKNGEVVGRFLHKTDPLAPEVTAAIEEALRA; encoded by the coding sequence ATGTCAAAGAGCGTTCACGACTTTACGGTTCAGACCATCGACGGCAAACCGAAACCCCTGGGCGACTACCGCGGGAATGTTCTCCTGATCGTCAATGTGGCCTCGGAGTGCGGGTACACACCGCAGTACGAGGGGCTGGAGGCGCTCCAGGAGAAGTACCGGTCCCAGGGCCTGCGCGTGCTCGGATTTCCGTCCAACGACTTCGGAGGGCAGGAGCCGGGTACCAATGACGCCATCCAGCAGTTTTGCACCACCCGCTTCGGCGTGACCTTCGACATGTTCGCGAAGGTGGCGCTCAAGGGCAGCGAGGTGGCGCCGCTTTACGATTGGCTCCAAAACCCCGAGACGAATCCCAACTTCGGCGGGGCCGTTCCATGGAACTTCAACAAGTTCCTGATCGGAAAAAACGGCGAGGTCGTCGGGCGGTTCTTGCACAAAACGGATCCTCTGGCGCCGGAGGTGACGGCGGCCATCGAGGAGGCTCTTCGAGCGTAA
- a CDS encoding matrixin family metalloprotease: protein MKLERTLLLLAVLGATMSAAPSTYGFCRRTTGREPNDPSDTNRCTGWDEQARNACCPYGKPLYWKNACIGFSLQKNASREVSLSDAQRVFTRAFATWTATTCSLDGVPVGRVSLDVKYLGPVECGKVQYNDEGPNQNVIVFRDTGWDHLDPTNTLGLTTVQYDTGSGEILGADMEINASQPRPLSVSDSPPAEALDLLAIATHEAGHFLGFAHSVSADATMYASYRGVSMRDLSPDDSSGICNVYNPNQTRSTGDGRVRAEACDERPRNGYTGACDQMGASIEGGGCAASPRSSSSSPSSGTTSYLAMALTALSFAVLRRVRSLRAARAPRRRS from the coding sequence ATGAAGCTCGAAAGGACGTTGCTTCTATTGGCAGTGCTCGGCGCGACCATGAGCGCCGCGCCGAGCACGTACGGCTTCTGCCGAAGGACCACCGGGCGAGAGCCCAACGATCCATCCGACACGAATCGCTGCACGGGGTGGGACGAGCAAGCACGCAATGCGTGCTGTCCCTACGGCAAGCCGCTCTACTGGAAGAACGCCTGCATCGGGTTCAGCCTGCAAAAGAACGCGAGCCGCGAGGTCTCGTTGAGCGACGCACAACGGGTATTTACGCGCGCGTTTGCCACATGGACGGCGACCACGTGCTCGCTCGATGGGGTCCCGGTGGGACGGGTGAGCCTCGACGTGAAGTACCTGGGGCCCGTCGAGTGCGGCAAGGTCCAATACAACGACGAGGGACCCAACCAGAACGTCATCGTGTTTCGCGACACGGGATGGGATCACCTCGATCCGACCAACACGCTCGGGCTGACGACGGTGCAGTACGATACGGGCAGCGGGGAGATTTTGGGCGCCGATATGGAGATCAATGCGTCCCAACCGCGCCCGCTCTCGGTCAGCGATTCCCCGCCCGCCGAGGCGCTCGATCTCTTGGCCATCGCCACCCACGAGGCGGGGCATTTCCTAGGATTTGCGCACTCGGTGTCCGCCGACGCCACGATGTATGCATCCTACCGCGGCGTCAGCATGCGCGATCTGTCGCCCGACGACTCCTCGGGCATTTGCAACGTATACAACCCCAACCAAACCCGCTCCACGGGCGACGGCCGGGTGCGCGCGGAGGCCTGCGATGAGCGGCCCCGGAACGGATACACGGGCGCATGCGATCAGATGGGCGCGTCGATCGAAGGCGGCGGCTGTGCGGCGTCCCCGCGGAGCTCCTCGTCATCACCGTCGTCCGGGACGACTTCGTATTTGGCCATGGCGCTCACCGCCTTGAGCTTCGCCGTCCTGCGGCGCGTCCGAAGTTTGCGCGCCGCGCGCGCTCCGCGACGTCGATCCTAG
- a CDS encoding cysteine hydrolase: MAIPKSSRRKPSKVALLLIDVINALDFEGSESLLAAATQAAPNIEQLARRARKAKVPVIYVNDNFGQWRSSFEATIEACTRPSKPGRHVTFRLRPRRGDYFVLKPRHSGFFSTPLRLLLDHLRVSTLILTGFATNLCVVFTANDAHMLGYHLHVPDDCTASNSPRLTARALEHVRDGLGADTTPSEELDLLTLGHPRKRRRAQGI; this comes from the coding sequence ATGGCGATACCGAAGTCTTCCCGTCGAAAGCCGTCCAAGGTGGCGCTTCTCTTGATCGACGTCATCAACGCTCTGGACTTCGAAGGTTCGGAGAGCTTGCTGGCGGCGGCGACCCAGGCCGCGCCCAACATCGAGCAACTCGCGCGGCGGGCGCGGAAGGCAAAGGTGCCCGTTATTTACGTGAACGACAACTTCGGTCAATGGCGATCGAGCTTCGAGGCAACGATCGAAGCGTGCACCAGGCCGTCGAAGCCGGGTCGCCATGTGACCTTCCGGCTTCGGCCTCGGCGCGGCGATTACTTCGTCCTCAAGCCGAGGCACTCGGGGTTCTTTTCGACGCCGCTGCGGCTCTTGCTCGACCATCTTCGCGTGAGCACCTTGATCCTCACGGGGTTCGCCACGAACCTCTGCGTGGTGTTTACCGCGAACGACGCGCACATGTTGGGTTATCACCTCCATGTGCCGGACGATTGCACGGCATCGAACTCACCCCGGCTCACCGCCCGCGCGCTGGAGCACGTGCGCGATGGACTGGGCGCGGATACCACCCCTTCCGAAGAGCTCGACCTCCTCACCTTGGGTCATCCTCGCAAGCGACGACGCGCGCAAGGCATCTGA